The Streptomyces sp. NBC_01275 genome has a segment encoding these proteins:
- a CDS encoding acetyl-CoA C-acetyltransferase, producing the protein MAEAYIVEAVRTPVGRRRGGLAGVHPADLGAHVLKELLARAGVDPAAVEDVVFGCLDTVGPQAGDIARTCWLAAGLPEEVPGVTVDRQCGSSQQAVHFAAQAVLSGTQDLVVAGGVQNMSQIPIAFATRQAAEPLGFTQGPFAGSEGWRARYGDRPVNQFAGAEMIAAKWGVSRQDQEEFALRSHQRAIRAIDEGRFARETVAYGEVTADEGPRRDTSLEKMAALKPVIDGGTVTAACSSQVSDGAAAMLLASEQAVREHGLTPRARVHHLSVRGEDPIRMLTAPIPATAHALKKTGLTIDAMDLVEINEAFAPVVLAWLKETGADPDKVNVNGGAIALGHPLGATGVKLMTTLLHELERTGGRFGLQTMCEGGGQANVTIIERL; encoded by the coding sequence ATGGCCGAGGCCTATATCGTCGAAGCGGTCCGTACGCCCGTAGGGCGGCGCAGGGGAGGGCTCGCCGGGGTGCACCCGGCGGATCTCGGCGCGCACGTGCTGAAGGAACTTCTCGCGCGCGCGGGCGTCGACCCGGCGGCCGTCGAGGACGTCGTCTTCGGCTGCCTGGACACGGTCGGGCCGCAGGCCGGGGACATCGCCCGGACGTGCTGGCTGGCCGCCGGACTGCCCGAGGAGGTGCCGGGCGTGACCGTCGACCGCCAGTGCGGGTCCTCGCAGCAGGCCGTGCACTTCGCCGCGCAGGCCGTCCTGTCCGGCACCCAGGACCTGGTCGTCGCGGGCGGCGTGCAGAACATGTCGCAGATCCCGATCGCCTTCGCCACCCGCCAGGCCGCCGAGCCGCTCGGCTTCACCCAGGGCCCCTTCGCCGGCAGCGAGGGCTGGCGCGCCCGCTACGGCGACCGGCCCGTGAACCAGTTCGCCGGCGCCGAGATGATCGCCGCCAAGTGGGGCGTCAGCAGGCAGGACCAGGAGGAGTTCGCCCTGCGCTCCCACCAGCGCGCGATACGGGCGATCGACGAAGGGCGGTTCGCGCGGGAGACCGTCGCCTACGGCGAGGTCACGGCCGACGAAGGGCCGCGCCGGGACACCTCGCTGGAGAAGATGGCCGCACTGAAGCCCGTCATCGACGGCGGCACCGTCACCGCCGCCTGCTCCTCGCAGGTCTCCGACGGAGCGGCGGCCATGCTGCTGGCCTCGGAGCAAGCCGTGCGCGAGCACGGGCTGACGCCCCGCGCGCGCGTGCACCACCTCTCCGTGCGCGGCGAGGACCCCATCCGCATGCTGACCGCCCCGATCCCCGCCACCGCCCACGCCCTGAAGAAGACCGGCCTCACCATCGACGCCATGGACCTCGTCGAGATCAACGAGGCTTTCGCCCCCGTCGTCCTGGCCTGGCTGAAGGAGACCGGCGCGGACCCGGACAAGGTCAACGTCAACGGCGGCGCCATCGCCCTCGGCCACCCCCTCGGCGCGACGGGCGTCAAACTGATGACGACCCTCCTGCACGAACTGGAGCGCACGGGCGGCCGCTTCGGACTCCAGACGATGTGCGAGGGCGGGGGGCAGGCGAACGTGACGATCATCGAGAGGCTCTGA
- a CDS encoding SDR family oxidoreductase, giving the protein MTGVESPAYEPGHGLLKGRTAVVTAAAGAGIGGATARRFLEEGARVLISDAHTRRLKSSEAELAEEFGAASVSALPCDVTDETQIQALFDTAVREHGRLDVVVNNAGLGGTAPLVDMTDEQWDRVLDVTLNGTFRCTRAALRHMRRTGGGVIVNNASVVGWRAQAGQAHYAAAKAGVMALTRCAAIEAAAYGVRVNAVAPSLAMHPHLAKVTTPELLEELTAREAFGRYAEPWEVANVIVFLASGYSSYMTGEVVAVSSQHA; this is encoded by the coding sequence ATGACAGGCGTCGAGAGTCCGGCATACGAGCCCGGACACGGGCTGCTGAAGGGCCGCACCGCCGTCGTCACCGCGGCGGCCGGCGCGGGAATCGGCGGGGCGACCGCCCGCCGCTTCCTGGAGGAGGGCGCGCGCGTGCTGATCAGCGACGCGCACACCCGCCGGCTCAAGTCGTCCGAGGCGGAGCTGGCCGAGGAGTTCGGCGCGGCGTCGGTGTCCGCGCTGCCCTGCGACGTCACCGACGAGACCCAGATACAGGCCTTGTTCGACACGGCGGTGCGCGAGCACGGCCGACTGGACGTCGTCGTCAACAACGCGGGCCTCGGCGGGACCGCGCCCCTCGTGGACATGACCGACGAACAGTGGGACAGAGTCCTGGACGTCACGTTGAACGGCACGTTCCGATGCACCCGCGCCGCCCTGCGGCACATGCGCCGGACCGGCGGCGGCGTCATCGTCAACAACGCCTCCGTCGTCGGCTGGCGCGCCCAGGCCGGACAGGCGCACTACGCCGCCGCGAAGGCGGGCGTGATGGCCCTGACCCGGTGCGCGGCGATCGAGGCCGCCGCCTACGGGGTGCGGGTCAACGCCGTCGCGCCGAGCCTCGCCATGCATCCGCACCTGGCGAAGGTCACCACCCCCGAACTGCTGGAGGAACTCACCGCGCGCGAGGCCTTCGGACGGTACGCCGAGCCCTGGGAGGTGGCCAACGTGATCGTGTTCCTGGCCTCCGGCTACTCCTCGTACATGACCGGCGAGGTCGTCGCCGTCAGCAGCCAGCACGCCTAG
- a CDS encoding SDR family oxidoreductase has product MELDGKVAVVTGGTRGVGAGIARSLARAGAEVLVCARRPPEVPATDTEFVPLDVRDADAVRRLFVDLPRLDVLVNNAGGAPYRRLADAESERHVRVIELNLLAPLAVSLAAYDHLRRAQGSVVMIGSVSGSRPSPGSAAYGAAKAGLENLARSMAVEWAPEVRVNTLVVGMVRTELAHLHYGGEDGVEAVARTVPLGRLAQPADIGAAAVFLASDAAAYITGASLLVHGGGERPAFLDAATANKEP; this is encoded by the coding sequence ATGGAGCTGGACGGGAAGGTCGCCGTCGTCACCGGCGGCACCCGGGGCGTGGGCGCCGGCATCGCGCGCTCCCTCGCCCGCGCGGGCGCCGAGGTCCTGGTCTGCGCCCGCCGACCGCCCGAAGTCCCGGCGACGGACACCGAGTTCGTCCCGCTGGACGTACGGGACGCCGACGCCGTACGCCGGCTCTTCGTCGACCTGCCCCGGCTCGACGTCCTGGTCAACAACGCGGGCGGCGCGCCGTACCGCAGACTCGCCGACGCGGAGTCCGAGCGCCACGTGCGCGTGATCGAGCTCAACCTCCTCGCCCCCCTCGCCGTCTCCCTCGCCGCCTACGACCACCTCAGACGCGCCCAGGGATCGGTCGTGATGATCGGCAGCGTCAGCGGCAGCCGCCCCTCGCCCGGATCGGCGGCCTACGGCGCGGCCAAGGCCGGTCTGGAGAACCTGGCCCGCTCGATGGCCGTGGAATGGGCGCCGGAGGTCCGCGTCAACACCCTCGTCGTCGGCATGGTCCGCACCGAGCTGGCCCATCTCCACTACGGCGGCGAGGACGGCGTCGAGGCCGTCGCCCGCACCGTCCCCCTCGGCCGCCTCGCCCAGCCCGCCGACATCGGCGCGGCGGCCGTCTTCCTCGCCTCCGACGCGGCCGCCTACATCACCGGAGCGAGCCTGCTCGTGCACGGCGGCGGCGAACGGCCCGCCTTCCTCGACGCCGCGACCGCCAACAAGGAGCCGTGA
- a CDS encoding nitronate monooxygenase family protein, with protein sequence METALTRLVGVRHPIVQTGMGWVAGPRLVSAVANAGALGVLGSATMTVDGLREAVREVRSRTDAPFGVNLRADAADAGDRVRIIVDEGVRVASFALAPSPELIAELKEAGVVVIPSVGARRHAEKVAAWGADAVIVQGGEGGGHTGEVATTVLLPQVVDAVDIPVVAAGGFFDGRGLVAALAYGAAGVALGTRFLLTSDSTVPEAVKARYLAATVRDVTVTRAVDGLPHRMLRTDLVAALEHSGRARRVLHAVRRAAGFRKLSGLTWPQLVRDGLAMKHGKELSWSQVLLAANTPMLLKSAMVDGRTDLGVMASGQVAGVIDDLPSCAELVERITKEAEEIRERLAHSL encoded by the coding sequence ATGGAGACCGCGCTGACCCGGCTGGTCGGGGTCCGGCACCCGATCGTGCAGACCGGGATGGGCTGGGTGGCCGGTCCGCGTCTGGTGTCGGCGGTGGCGAACGCGGGGGCGCTGGGCGTCCTGGGTTCGGCGACGATGACCGTGGACGGGCTGCGGGAGGCGGTCCGTGAGGTGAGGTCCCGTACGGACGCGCCGTTCGGGGTGAATCTGCGGGCCGACGCGGCGGACGCGGGCGACAGGGTGCGGATCATCGTCGACGAGGGCGTGCGGGTCGCGTCGTTCGCGCTGGCGCCGTCCCCGGAGCTGATCGCGGAGCTGAAGGAGGCCGGGGTCGTCGTGATCCCCTCCGTCGGCGCGCGACGGCACGCCGAGAAGGTCGCCGCGTGGGGGGCGGACGCGGTGATCGTGCAGGGCGGGGAGGGCGGCGGGCACACCGGCGAGGTGGCGACGACCGTGCTGCTGCCGCAGGTGGTGGACGCGGTGGACATCCCGGTCGTGGCGGCGGGCGGCTTCTTCGACGGACGGGGGCTGGTCGCGGCGCTGGCGTACGGCGCGGCGGGGGTCGCCCTGGGGACGCGGTTCCTGCTGACCTCGGACTCGACGGTGCCGGAGGCGGTGAAGGCCCGCTATCTGGCGGCGACGGTCCGGGACGTCACGGTCACCCGGGCGGTGGACGGCCTCCCGCACCGCATGCTGCGCACGGATCTGGTGGCCGCCCTGGAGCACTCCGGCCGGGCGCGAAGAGTCCTGCACGCGGTCCGCCGGGCGGCCGGCTTCCGCAAGCTCTCCGGTCTCACCTGGCCGCAGCTGGTCCGCGACGGTCTGGCCATGAAGCACGGCAAGGAGCTGTCCTGGAGCCAGGTCCTGCTCGCCGCCAACACACCCATGCTGCTGAAGTCGGCGATGGTGGACGGCCGTACGGATCTCGGCGTGATGGCCTCCGGGCAGGTCGCCGGGGTGATCGACGACCTGCCGTCGTGCGCGGAGCTGGTGGAGCGGATCACGAAGGAGGCGGAGGAGATCCGGGAACGGCTCGCCCACTCCCTTTGA
- a CDS encoding CoA-transferase subunit beta — protein MSEVTRAEYCVVACAEAWRGAGEILASPMGAVPSVGARLARLTFAPDLLLTDGEATIVRPDGTAEGWLPYRKHLDMVTGGRRHVMMGASQIDRYGNQNISCIGDWAKPARQLLGVRGAPVNTLNNPTSYWIPRHSRRVFVEKADLVCGVGYDRLAEHPGTARFHRIPRVVSDLGVFDFATPDHAMRLASVHPGVTVEQVREATGFDLAVPDEVPYTREPTGEELRLIREVIDPGNSRAREVPEGTRA, from the coding sequence ATGAGCGAGGTCACCCGTGCCGAGTACTGCGTCGTGGCCTGCGCCGAGGCCTGGCGCGGTGCGGGCGAGATCCTGGCGAGCCCGATGGGCGCGGTCCCCTCCGTCGGCGCCCGGCTGGCCCGGCTCACGTTCGCGCCGGACCTGCTGCTCACCGACGGCGAGGCGACGATCGTCCGCCCGGACGGCACCGCCGAGGGCTGGCTGCCGTACCGCAAGCACCTGGACATGGTCACCGGCGGCCGACGGCACGTGATGATGGGCGCGAGCCAGATCGACCGGTACGGCAACCAGAACATCTCCTGCATCGGCGACTGGGCGAAGCCGGCGCGGCAGCTGCTCGGGGTGCGCGGGGCGCCGGTCAACACGCTCAACAACCCGACGAGTTACTGGATCCCCAGACACTCCCGGCGGGTGTTCGTGGAGAAGGCGGACCTGGTGTGCGGGGTGGGGTACGACCGGCTCGCCGAGCATCCCGGCACGGCCCGCTTCCACCGCATCCCCCGGGTCGTCTCCGACCTGGGCGTCTTCGACTTCGCCACACCCGACCACGCGATGCGGCTGGCCTCGGTGCATCCGGGGGTGACGGTGGAGCAGGTCCGGGAGGCGACGGGGTTCGACCTGGCGGTCCCGGACGAGGTGCCGTACACCCGTGAACCGACCGGCGAGGAGCTGCGGTTGATCCGCGAGGTGATCGATCCGGGGAACAGCCGCGCGCGTGAGGTGCCGGAGGGGACGAGGGCCTGA
- a CDS encoding CoA transferase subunit A produces the protein MGDKTMTADEVVSRLHSGMTLGIGGWGSRRKPMALVRALLRSEVTDLTVVSYGGPDVGMLAAAGRIRRLVAAFVTLDSIPLEPHYRAARERGAFELTEVDEAMFMWGLRAAANRLPFLPVRAGVGSDVMRVNPGLRTVTSPYEDGETFVAMPALRLDAALVHVNRADRLGNGQYLGPDPYFDDLFCEAADTAYMSCERLVDTAELTKEAAPQTLLVKRHVVTGVVEAPGGAHFTSCAPDYGRDEAWQKRYATTPWPQFAAGYLAAVEGES, from the coding sequence ATGGGCGACAAGACGATGACGGCCGACGAGGTCGTCTCCCGGCTGCACAGCGGCATGACCCTCGGCATCGGCGGCTGGGGCTCACGCCGTAAGCCGATGGCCCTGGTACGGGCGCTGCTCCGGTCGGAGGTCACGGACCTCACCGTCGTGTCGTACGGCGGCCCGGACGTCGGGATGCTCGCGGCGGCCGGCCGGATCCGCAGGCTGGTCGCGGCCTTCGTCACGCTCGACTCGATCCCGCTCGAACCGCACTACCGCGCGGCCCGCGAACGCGGGGCGTTCGAGCTGACGGAGGTCGACGAGGCGATGTTCATGTGGGGACTGCGCGCGGCCGCGAACCGGCTGCCCTTCCTGCCGGTCAGGGCGGGCGTCGGCTCGGACGTGATGCGGGTCAACCCCGGCCTGCGGACGGTGACTTCGCCGTACGAGGACGGGGAGACGTTCGTCGCGATGCCGGCCCTGCGGCTCGACGCGGCGCTGGTGCACGTCAACCGGGCCGACCGGCTGGGCAACGGGCAGTATCTGGGCCCGGACCCGTACTTCGACGACCTGTTCTGCGAGGCGGCGGACACGGCGTACATGTCCTGCGAACGGCTCGTCGACACGGCCGAGTTGACGAAGGAGGCCGCCCCGCAGACCTTGCTGGTCAAGCGGCATGTGGTGACGGGTGTCGTGGAGGCCCCCGGCGGCGCGCACTTCACGTCCTGCGCCCCCGACTACGGCCGGGACGAGGCGTGGCAGAAGCGGTACGCGACCACGCCGTGGCCACAGTTCGCGGCGGGCTATCTGGCAGCGGTCGAGGGGGAGTCATGA
- a CDS encoding acyl-CoA dehydrogenase family protein, producing the protein MDLAVTQAEDAFRAEARAWLAAHVPPEPLPSLETAEGFAAHRAWEAELAADRWSAVNWPTEYGGRDCGLIRWLVFEEEYWAADAPGRVNQNGISLLAPTLLDHGTPEQCARVLPPMAAGETVWAQAWSEPEAGSDLASLRSRAVRAAGGWRLSGQKTWSSRAAFADRAFGLFRTDPDAPKAHQGLSYLMFDLRAPGVTVRPIGRLDGKPAFAELFLDEVFVPDEDLIGEPGAGWRIAMSTAANERGLTLRSPGRFLAAADRLRTLWQERGSPPQTRSRVADAVIGARAYQLFTYAAASRFLAGERLGPESSLNKVFWSELDIALHETALDLLGEEGERADTDWAERYVFSLAGPIYAGTNEIQRDIVAERLLGLPKGRR; encoded by the coding sequence ATGGATCTCGCCGTCACACAGGCCGAGGACGCCTTCCGCGCCGAGGCGCGCGCCTGGCTCGCCGCGCATGTGCCGCCCGAGCCGCTGCCTTCCCTGGAGACGGCCGAGGGCTTCGCGGCGCACCGCGCGTGGGAGGCCGAACTGGCCGCGGACCGCTGGTCGGCGGTGAACTGGCCGACGGAGTACGGCGGCCGGGACTGCGGTCTGATCCGCTGGCTGGTCTTCGAGGAGGAGTACTGGGCGGCCGACGCGCCCGGACGCGTCAATCAGAACGGGATCAGCCTGCTCGCCCCGACCCTCCTCGACCACGGCACGCCGGAGCAGTGCGCCCGGGTCCTGCCGCCGATGGCCGCCGGCGAGACCGTGTGGGCGCAGGCCTGGTCGGAGCCGGAGGCCGGTTCGGATCTGGCGTCCCTGCGCTCCAGGGCGGTGCGCGCGGCGGGCGGCTGGCGCTTGAGCGGTCAGAAGACCTGGTCCTCCCGCGCGGCCTTCGCCGACCGCGCCTTCGGCCTGTTCCGCACGGACCCCGACGCGCCCAAGGCGCATCAGGGGCTGAGCTATCTGATGTTCGACCTGCGCGCCCCGGGGGTCACGGTCCGTCCGATCGGCCGCCTCGACGGGAAGCCGGCGTTCGCCGAGCTGTTCCTGGACGAGGTGTTCGTGCCGGACGAGGACCTGATCGGGGAGCCCGGCGCGGGCTGGCGGATCGCGATGTCGACGGCGGCCAACGAGCGCGGTCTCACCCTGCGCTCCCCCGGCCGTTTCCTGGCGGCCGCCGACCGCCTGCGCACCCTCTGGCAGGAGCGGGGCAGCCCCCCGCAGACGCGCAGCCGCGTGGCCGACGCGGTCATCGGCGCCCGCGCCTACCAGCTGTTCACCTACGCGGCCGCCTCCCGCTTCCTGGCCGGCGAGCGGCTCGGCCCGGAGTCCAGCCTGAACAAGGTCTTCTGGTCGGAGCTCGACATCGCGCTGCACGAGACGGCGCTCGACCTGCTCGGCGAGGAGGGCGAGCGGGCGGACACCGACTGGGCGGAGCGGTACGTCTTCTCCCTGGCCGGCCCGATCTACGCGGGGACGAACGAGATCCAGCGCGACATCGTCGCCGAGCGCCTGCTCGGCCTGCCGAAGGGACGCCGCTGA
- a CDS encoding SDR family oxidoreductase, translating to MSGICDGRVVVVTGAGRGLGRAHALAFAAEGARVVVNDLGVGLDGTPGPDSPAGQVAAEIRASGGEAVAHGGDIATPEGAASLVTTALETYGRLDTLVNNAGFLRDRMLVNLDEDDWDAVVRVHLKGHFLPLKHAAAHWRAEARAGRTPVARIVDTSSGAGLLGSVGQGNYSAAKAGIIALTLVAAAELARYGVQANAIAPAARTRMTERTFAETMAAPDTGFDAMAPDNVSPLVVWLGSAASTGVTGRVFEAEGGRITVMEGWRPGPTADKGARWSPTEAGEAVQKLLTQAKPPGAVYGAQG from the coding sequence ATGAGCGGAATCTGCGACGGCCGGGTCGTCGTCGTCACCGGCGCCGGACGCGGGCTCGGCCGGGCCCACGCCCTCGCCTTCGCCGCCGAGGGCGCCCGGGTCGTCGTCAACGACCTCGGCGTCGGACTCGACGGCACACCAGGACCCGACAGCCCCGCCGGGCAGGTCGCGGCCGAGATCCGCGCGTCCGGCGGCGAGGCGGTCGCCCACGGCGGCGACATCGCCACCCCCGAGGGCGCCGCCTCCCTCGTGACGACCGCCCTGGAGACGTACGGCCGCCTCGACACCCTCGTCAACAACGCCGGCTTCCTGCGCGACCGGATGCTCGTCAACCTCGACGAGGACGACTGGGACGCCGTCGTACGCGTCCACCTCAAAGGCCACTTCCTGCCCCTGAAGCACGCCGCCGCGCACTGGCGGGCCGAGGCCAGGGCAGGCCGAACTCCGGTCGCCCGGATCGTCGACACCAGCAGCGGGGCCGGGCTGCTCGGCTCGGTCGGACAGGGCAACTACAGCGCCGCCAAGGCCGGGATCATCGCCCTGACGCTCGTCGCCGCCGCCGAACTCGCCCGCTACGGCGTCCAGGCCAACGCGATCGCGCCCGCCGCCCGCACCCGGATGACGGAACGGACCTTCGCCGAGACCATGGCGGCCCCCGACACCGGCTTCGACGCCATGGCCCCGGACAACGTCTCCCCCCTCGTCGTCTGGCTCGGCTCCGCCGCGAGCACGGGCGTCACCGGGCGCGTCTTCGAGGCCGAGGGCGGACGGATCACCGTCATGGAGGGCTGGCGGCCCGGCCCCACCGCCGACAAGGGCGCCCGCTGGAGCCCGACGGAGGCGGGAGAGGCCGTACAGAAGCTGCTGACGCAGGCGAAGCCGCCGGGGGCGGTGTACGGAGCCCAGGGGTAG
- a CDS encoding FBP domain-containing protein, with the protein MKPLTEQEIRAAFVNCTKGEAKRLTVPRDLADRPWGDLDYLGWRDPQAPDRAYLAVELDGGPKALVLRASAAAVGQARRSMCSMCLTTHSGGVCLMVAPKAGRAGQQGNSVGAYLCADLACSLYVRGRRDAGIGARLPETITLEEKIRRTVANLAAFVAKVTA; encoded by the coding sequence GTGAAGCCGCTGACCGAGCAGGAGATCCGTGCCGCCTTCGTGAACTGCACCAAGGGCGAGGCGAAGCGCCTGACCGTCCCGCGCGATCTGGCCGACCGGCCCTGGGGCGACCTGGACTACCTCGGCTGGCGCGACCCCCAGGCCCCCGACCGGGCCTACCTCGCCGTCGAGCTGGACGGCGGCCCGAAGGCGCTCGTCCTGCGTGCCTCCGCCGCAGCCGTCGGGCAGGCGCGGCGCAGCATGTGCTCGATGTGCCTGACCACCCACTCCGGCGGCGTCTGCCTGATGGTCGCGCCGAAGGCGGGCCGGGCCGGACAGCAGGGCAACTCGGTGGGCGCCTACCTGTGCGCGGACCTCGCCTGCTCGCTCTACGTGCGCGGCAGGCGCGACGCGGGCATCGGGGCCCGACTGCCCGAGACCATCACCCTGGAGGAGAAGATCCGGCGGACCGTCGCCAACCTCGCCGCCTTCGTCGCCAAGGTGACCGCCTGA
- a CDS encoding acyl-CoA dehydrogenase family protein encodes MRFLLDAEQRAFADSLDAMLTAADTPKAIREWSRGEHTSGRALWSRLADAGVFALAVPEAYEGLGPRPVELALAFVELGRHAVPGPLVETVTAAALVREPGPAKRLLPALACGESMATVAYEGSYALDGDLADVRLSLAPDGLRLAPGHEATRPSLDPARRLARLRPGGELLAVRPPVREALLWARLATAAQALGVGLALLERTVAYVGQRTQFGAPVGSFQAVKHRLADARIALEFARPLVLGAAVTMTPADVAAAKVSACEAAYATARTALQLHGAIGYTAEYDLSLWLTKARALRTAWGTPDECRADALGA; translated from the coding sequence ATGCGCTTCCTCCTCGACGCCGAGCAGCGGGCGTTCGCCGACTCCCTGGACGCGATGCTGACGGCCGCCGACACCCCGAAGGCGATACGGGAGTGGAGCCGCGGCGAGCACACGAGCGGGCGTGCACTGTGGTCCCGGCTCGCCGACGCGGGCGTGTTCGCGCTGGCGGTGCCGGAGGCGTACGAGGGACTCGGGCCGCGCCCTGTGGAACTCGCGCTGGCCTTCGTGGAGTTGGGGCGGCACGCGGTGCCCGGGCCGCTGGTGGAGACGGTGACCGCGGCGGCCCTGGTCCGTGAACCGGGCCCGGCGAAGCGGCTGTTGCCCGCGCTGGCCTGCGGCGAGTCGATGGCGACGGTGGCGTACGAGGGGTCGTACGCGCTCGACGGCGATCTGGCGGACGTACGACTGTCGCTGGCCCCCGACGGTCTGCGTCTCGCCCCCGGGCACGAGGCGACACGTCCCTCCCTGGACCCGGCGCGGCGGCTCGCGCGGCTCCGGCCGGGCGGTGAACTGCTCGCCGTCCGCCCGCCCGTGCGGGAGGCCCTGCTCTGGGCCCGGCTGGCCACCGCCGCACAGGCCCTCGGGGTCGGACTGGCGCTGCTGGAGCGGACGGTGGCGTACGTCGGGCAGCGCACGCAGTTCGGCGCGCCGGTCGGCTCGTTCCAGGCGGTCAAGCATCGGCTGGCGGACGCGAGGATCGCCCTGGAGTTCGCCCGGCCGCTGGTCCTGGGGGCCGCCGTGACGATGACGCCGGCGGATGTGGCCGCGGCCAAGGTGAGCGCCTGCGAGGCGGCGTACGCGACGGCCCGGACGGCGCTTCAACTGCACGGCGCGATCGGCTACACGGCCGAGTACGACCTCTCGCTCTGGCTGACCAAGGCCCGCGCCCTGCGCACGGCGTGGGGCACGCCGGACGAGTGCAGGGCGGACGCGCTCGGGGCCTGA
- a CDS encoding chorismate mutase has translation MTTSNTPGTPGTGDVDPAVREELARLRDSIDNIDAAVVHMLAERFKATQQVGHLKARHQLPPADPAREARQIARLRTLAENAKLDPAFAEKFLNFIIGEVIRHHERIAEDAVRDSVG, from the coding sequence ATGACCACCAGCAACACCCCTGGCACGCCCGGCACCGGCGACGTCGACCCCGCCGTCCGCGAGGAGCTCGCCCGGCTGCGGGACAGCATCGACAACATCGACGCGGCGGTCGTGCACATGCTCGCCGAACGCTTCAAGGCCACCCAGCAGGTCGGCCACCTCAAGGCCCGCCACCAGCTGCCGCCCGCCGACCCGGCCCGCGAGGCCCGCCAGATCGCCCGGCTGCGCACCCTCGCCGAGAACGCCAAGCTCGACCCCGCGTTCGCCGAGAAGTTCCTGAACTTCATCATCGGCGAGGTCATCCGCCACCACGAACGCATCGCGGAGGACGCCGTCCGCGACTCCGTCGGCTGA
- a CDS encoding enoyl-CoA hydratase family protein, whose product MGVSTSSPEKGISLVTVDVPPVNALPVSGWFALADAVRAAGRDPQVRCVVLAAEGRGFNAGVDIKELQAQGPGALVGANRGCFEAFAAVYECEVPVVAAVRGFCLGGGVGLVGNADVIVASEDAVFGLPELDRGALGAATHLARLVPQHLMRALYFTSRTVTAAELHAHGSVWRVVPRAEVDAAALELAREIAAKDGELLRLAKAAINGIDPVDVRRSYRFEQGFTYEASVSGVADRVRDGFGKEGA is encoded by the coding sequence ATGGGTGTCTCCACCTCGTCCCCCGAAAAGGGGATTTCTCTTGTCACGGTTGACGTCCCGCCCGTCAACGCGCTGCCGGTGAGCGGCTGGTTCGCGCTGGCCGACGCGGTGCGCGCGGCGGGCCGGGACCCGCAGGTGCGGTGCGTGGTGCTCGCGGCCGAGGGGCGGGGCTTCAACGCGGGCGTGGACATCAAGGAGTTGCAGGCGCAGGGCCCGGGCGCGCTCGTCGGCGCCAACCGGGGCTGCTTCGAGGCGTTCGCGGCGGTGTACGAGTGCGAGGTCCCGGTGGTGGCGGCGGTGCGGGGCTTCTGTCTGGGCGGGGGCGTCGGGCTCGTGGGGAACGCGGACGTGATCGTGGCGAGCGAGGACGCGGTGTTCGGGCTGCCCGAGCTGGACCGGGGCGCGCTGGGCGCGGCGACCCACCTGGCCCGGCTGGTCCCCCAGCATCTGATGCGCGCCCTGTACTTCACCTCGCGCACTGTCACGGCGGCGGAGCTGCACGCGCACGGCTCGGTGTGGCGGGTGGTGCCGCGCGCGGAGGTGGACGCCGCCGCGCTGGAGCTGGCGCGGGAGATCGCCGCGAAGGACGGGGAGCTGCTGCGGCTGGCCAAGGCGGCCATCAACGGCATCGACCCGGTGGACGTGCGCCGCAGTTACCGCTTCGAGCAGGGCTTCACCTACGAGGCGAGCGTCAGCGGGGTGGCCGACCGGGTTCGAGACGGTTTCGGGAAGGAGGGGGCGTAG
- a CDS encoding TetR/AcrR family transcriptional regulator, with amino-acid sequence MPTKKKPQVTAAPARRGELLNTAAEVFAEQGYNATTVRKIADHAGMLAGSLYYHFDSKESMLEEILRTFLDELWDGYDTVLAAGTGPRETLEALVTESFREIDRHRAAVAIYQKESKQLVAQERFAFLAESQRRFEKAWLSTLERGVEGRVFRADLDVRLAYRFVRDTVWVAASWYRPGGQHSPEEIARQYLSMVLDGIAVRT; translated from the coding sequence GTGCCGACCAAGAAGAAGCCCCAGGTGACCGCCGCCCCCGCGCGTCGCGGCGAGTTGCTCAACACCGCAGCCGAGGTGTTCGCCGAACAGGGCTACAACGCCACCACCGTGCGCAAGATCGCCGACCACGCGGGCATGCTCGCGGGCAGCCTCTACTACCACTTCGACTCCAAGGAGTCGATGCTGGAGGAGATCCTGCGCACCTTCCTCGACGAGCTGTGGGACGGCTACGACACCGTCCTGGCCGCCGGGACGGGCCCCCGCGAGACCCTGGAAGCCCTGGTCACCGAGTCGTTCCGGGAGATCGACCGGCACCGCGCCGCCGTCGCGATCTATCAGAAGGAGAGCAAGCAACTGGTCGCGCAGGAACGGTTCGCGTTCCTCGCCGAGTCGCAGCGCAGGTTCGAGAAGGCGTGGCTCTCCACGCTGGAACGCGGGGTCGAGGGCCGGGTCTTCCGGGCCGACCTCGACGTCCGTCTCGCCTACCGGTTCGTCCGCGACACCGTCTGGGTCGCCGCCTCCTGGTACCGGCCCGGCGGACAGCACAGCCCCGAGGAGATCGCCCGGCAGTACCTGTCGATGGTGCTGGACGGGATCGCCGTACGCACGTAA